Proteins from a single region of Halorubrum sp. 2020YC2:
- the sod gene encoding superoxide dismutase has product MSYELDPLPYDYDALEPHISEQVLEWHHDTHHQGYVNGWNSAEETLEANRDAGDFSSSGGAIRDVTHNSSGHILHDLFWQSMSPEGGAEPEGALADRIAKDFGSYEAWKGEFEAAASAASGWALLVYDSFSNQLRNVVVDKHDQGAVWGGHPVLALDVWEHSYYHDYGPARGEFVDNFFEVVDWDEPSARFEQAVELFE; this is encoded by the coding sequence ATGAGCTACGAACTCGATCCGCTGCCGTACGACTACGACGCACTCGAACCGCACATCTCCGAGCAGGTGCTCGAATGGCATCACGACACCCACCACCAGGGGTACGTCAACGGCTGGAACTCGGCCGAGGAGACGCTCGAAGCGAACCGCGACGCGGGCGACTTCTCCTCGTCCGGCGGCGCCATCCGCGACGTGACCCACAACTCCTCGGGTCACATCCTCCACGACCTGTTCTGGCAGAGCATGTCGCCCGAGGGCGGCGCCGAGCCGGAAGGCGCCCTCGCGGACCGCATCGCGAAGGACTTCGGCTCGTACGAGGCCTGGAAGGGCGAGTTCGAAGCGGCGGCCTCCGCGGCGAGCGGCTGGGCCCTGCTCGTGTACGACTCGTTCTCGAACCAGCTCCGTAACGTCGTGGTCGACAAGCACGACCAGGGCGCTGTCTGGGGCGGGCACCCGGTCCTCGCGCTCGACGTCTGGGAGCACTCCTACTACCACGACTACGGCCCGGCCCGCGGCGAGTTCGTCGACAACTTCTTCGAAGTCGTCGACTGGGACGAGCCGTCCGCCCGCTTCGAGCAGGCCGTCGAACTGTTCGAGTAA
- a CDS encoding aldehyde dehydrogenase family protein: protein MTDLSIDADWDRLYVDGEWRASESGETIAVEDPSTRETVTEVASGTEADVDAAYEAAAEAQESWGEQPPARRQAVVEQFHEALDAHADKIIELLEYEVGGSAIMGETSIQIASDHASEAATLPRRMKGEHAASNIPGKENQLQVGPKGVVTVISPWNFPLNLSMRAVAPAIAAGNAVVLKPSTNSPVTGGLLFAKLFEETDLPDGLINVVTGRGSEIGDRVASHPESDVVAFTGSTSVGKRVAGLAGENLAVPAMELGGNNAHVVTADADLDRALDAAAFGSFVHQGQVCISINRHVVHEDVYDEYVAGLVDRAESLPTGSVHDPETIVGPIIDESQRDEMLGYVDETVDAGATLETGGHAVDVDGVDDSLVVAPTVLSGVTNDMPAAANEHFGPIAPVIPFSDVDEAVEIANDTEYGLSGAVHSGDLGTAKEIADRMETGNVHINDQPINDEAHVPFSGIGASGVGHYNSDAFLDEITETKWISIQHEPREYPF from the coding sequence ATGACTGACCTATCGATCGACGCGGACTGGGACCGCCTCTACGTGGACGGCGAGTGGCGGGCCAGCGAGAGCGGCGAGACCATCGCCGTCGAGGACCCCTCGACGCGCGAGACGGTGACGGAGGTGGCCTCGGGGACCGAGGCCGACGTGGACGCCGCCTACGAGGCCGCCGCCGAGGCGCAGGAGTCGTGGGGCGAGCAGCCGCCCGCGCGCCGACAGGCGGTCGTCGAGCAGTTCCACGAGGCGCTCGACGCCCACGCCGACAAGATCATCGAGCTGTTAGAGTACGAGGTCGGCGGCTCGGCCATCATGGGCGAGACGTCGATCCAGATCGCGAGCGACCACGCCAGCGAGGCCGCGACGCTCCCGCGCCGGATGAAGGGCGAGCACGCCGCCTCGAACATCCCCGGCAAGGAGAACCAGCTTCAGGTCGGCCCGAAGGGCGTCGTCACGGTGATCTCGCCGTGGAACTTCCCGCTGAACCTCTCGATGCGGGCGGTCGCGCCCGCCATCGCGGCCGGCAACGCCGTGGTGCTCAAACCCTCGACGAACTCCCCGGTCACCGGCGGGCTGCTGTTCGCGAAGCTGTTCGAGGAGACCGACCTCCCGGACGGCCTGATAAACGTCGTCACCGGTCGCGGCTCGGAGATCGGCGACCGCGTCGCGAGCCACCCCGAGAGCGACGTCGTCGCGTTCACCGGCTCGACGAGCGTCGGCAAGCGCGTCGCCGGCCTCGCCGGCGAGAACCTCGCCGTCCCGGCGATGGAGCTGGGCGGAAACAACGCGCACGTCGTCACCGCGGACGCCGACCTCGACCGCGCGCTCGACGCCGCCGCCTTCGGCTCGTTCGTCCACCAGGGACAGGTGTGCATCTCGATCAACCGCCACGTCGTCCACGAGGACGTCTACGACGAGTACGTCGCGGGGCTCGTCGACCGCGCCGAGTCGCTGCCGACCGGTAGCGTCCACGACCCCGAGACGATCGTCGGGCCGATCATCGACGAGTCGCAGCGCGACGAGATGCTCGGCTACGTCGACGAGACGGTCGACGCGGGCGCGACGCTGGAGACCGGCGGCCACGCGGTGGACGTCGACGGTGTCGACGACTCGCTCGTCGTCGCTCCGACCGTCCTCTCGGGCGTCACCAACGACATGCCCGCCGCGGCGAACGAGCACTTCGGTCCGATCGCGCCGGTGATCCCGTTCTCCGACGTGGACGAGGCCGTCGAGATCGCCAACGACACGGAGTACGGTCTCTCCGGCGCGGTCCACTCCGGCGACCTCGGCACGGCGAAGGAGATCGCCGACCGCATGGAGACCGGCAACGTCCACATCAACGACCAACCGATCAACGACGAGGCGCACGTCCCGTTCAGCGGCATCGGCGCCTCCGGCGTCGGCCACTACAACAGCGACGCCTTCCTCGACGAGATCACCGAGACGAAGTGGATCTCGATCCAGCACGAGCCGCGCGAGTACCCGTTCTGA
- the tenA gene encoding thiaminase II, with protein MGFSDRLLEAGSDVWDAQKEHPFVVELAEGSLDEAAFRHWVKQDYRYLLDYARVFALAGAKADDEETTRRLTATAHATLDDEMDLHRSLAAECGLSPAELEAVEKAPTCAAYTDFLVRTAHEGSIAEIAAAVYPCGQGYLDVADHMAALATEDHRYTPFIEKYTSEEFRETVGWMRDLVDRYGEASPGERDAMRAAFLRSARLENAFWEMCYTEEAWSV; from the coding sequence ATGGGATTCAGCGACCGACTCCTCGAGGCCGGATCGGACGTCTGGGACGCACAGAAGGAACACCCGTTCGTCGTCGAACTGGCGGAGGGAAGCCTCGACGAGGCGGCGTTCCGCCACTGGGTGAAACAGGACTACCGGTACCTGCTCGATTACGCGCGGGTCTTCGCGCTCGCGGGCGCGAAGGCGGACGACGAGGAGACGACCCGGCGGCTGACGGCGACCGCCCACGCCACGCTGGACGACGAGATGGACCTCCACCGGTCGCTCGCCGCCGAGTGCGGGCTCTCGCCCGCGGAGTTGGAGGCCGTCGAGAAGGCCCCGACCTGCGCCGCCTACACCGACTTCCTCGTCCGGACGGCCCACGAGGGGTCGATCGCGGAGATAGCCGCCGCCGTCTACCCGTGCGGACAGGGGTACCTCGACGTGGCGGACCACATGGCCGCCCTCGCGACCGAGGACCACCGGTACACGCCGTTCATCGAGAAGTACACGAGCGAGGAGTTCCGCGAGACGGTCGGGTGGATGCGCGACCTCGTCGACCGGTACGGCGAGGCGTCCCCCGGCGAGCGCGACGCGATGCGGGCGGCGTTCCTGCGGAGCGCCCGCCTCGAGAACGCGTTCTGGGAGATGTGTTACACCGAGGAGGCGTGGAGCGTCTGA
- a CDS encoding GNAT family N-acetyltransferase: MDLRAATAADIDAVRSVARESLVASYGHAVDEELLDEAVEEWYDAGDLGEDVNDDDAVFPVALVDGVVVGFAESYVVGRRERVGEIDWLHVHPDHRESGIGSALLERVESALRSADVDRIEARVLVDNEAGTEFYEREGYELAGERDVDIGGERFAEREYRKQVGRLTGISEATYETEEDETVHVAFDESDRGSRAPFYVAYADPDHERRYGYLCGNCEGTDVAIDTMDRMECRACGNRRKPTRWDAAY, encoded by the coding sequence ATGGACCTACGCGCCGCAACCGCCGCGGACATCGACGCGGTCCGCTCGGTCGCCCGCGAGTCGCTGGTGGCCTCGTACGGACACGCCGTCGACGAGGAACTGTTGGACGAGGCCGTCGAGGAGTGGTACGACGCCGGCGACCTCGGCGAGGACGTCAACGACGACGACGCGGTGTTCCCCGTCGCGCTCGTCGACGGGGTCGTCGTCGGCTTCGCGGAGAGCTACGTCGTCGGGCGCCGCGAGCGGGTCGGGGAGATCGACTGGCTCCACGTCCACCCCGACCACCGTGAGTCCGGCATCGGCTCCGCCCTGCTCGAACGCGTCGAGTCCGCGCTCCGCTCGGCCGACGTCGACCGCATCGAGGCGCGCGTTCTCGTCGACAACGAGGCGGGGACCGAGTTCTACGAGCGCGAGGGGTACGAACTCGCCGGCGAGCGCGACGTCGACATCGGCGGCGAGCGGTTCGCGGAACGGGAGTACCGCAAGCAGGTCGGCCGCCTCACCGGCATCTCCGAGGCGACCTACGAGACCGAGGAGGACGAGACGGTCCACGTCGCGTTCGACGAGAGCGACCGCGGATCGCGGGCGCCGTTCTACGTCGCGTACGCCGATCCGGACCACGAGCGGCGGTACGGCTACCTCTGTGGCAACTGCGAGGGCACCGACGTCGCGATCGACACGATGGACCGGATGGAGTGTCGCGCCTGCGGGAACCGGCGGAAGCCGACCCGGTGGGACGCCGCGTACTGA
- a CDS encoding NAD-dependent epimerase/dehydratase family protein — protein MTDTALVVGGTRFIGRHAVGELLAHDYEVAIFNRGNHENPFDDDRVTRVEGDRKDETALRAAKLSVEPDVVIDCVAYQPADVEAATEIFSDVDGYVYISSGSSYAAEEIPKREGETPLEPCTAEQATDDSHETYGNRKAEGDRAVFAAAEEGVSAMAVRPCIVYGPHDYTERLDYWIDRVLNYDRVVVPGDGQNLWHRAYVEDVASALRIVAERGEPGAAYNVGDRRALTLRETLEAIADAAGVDPEIVPASEDALAAGGLEPDDFTLYREYPHLLDTCALADLGWESTPVDEAMERTVSEHRDSDRDGSEWDPGREAEERVIGVKETL, from the coding sequence ATGACAGACACGGCGCTCGTCGTCGGCGGGACGCGTTTCATCGGTCGACACGCGGTCGGAGAACTGCTGGCGCACGACTACGAGGTCGCGATATTCAACCGCGGCAACCACGAGAACCCCTTCGACGACGATCGCGTCACCCGCGTCGAGGGCGACCGGAAAGACGAGACCGCGCTCCGCGCCGCGAAGCTGTCGGTCGAACCAGACGTCGTGATCGACTGCGTCGCCTACCAGCCGGCCGACGTGGAGGCCGCCACCGAGATATTCTCCGACGTCGACGGCTACGTGTACATCTCGTCGGGGTCCAGCTACGCCGCCGAGGAGATCCCCAAGCGAGAGGGAGAGACGCCGCTGGAGCCGTGTACAGCCGAGCAGGCGACCGACGACTCCCACGAGACGTACGGCAACCGGAAGGCCGAGGGCGACCGCGCGGTGTTCGCGGCCGCCGAGGAGGGGGTCTCCGCGATGGCCGTCCGCCCGTGTATCGTCTACGGCCCGCACGACTACACGGAGCGGCTCGACTACTGGATCGACCGCGTGCTCAACTACGACCGCGTGGTGGTTCCCGGCGACGGGCAGAACCTCTGGCATCGGGCGTACGTCGAGGACGTCGCGAGCGCGCTGCGGATCGTCGCGGAGCGCGGCGAACCGGGCGCGGCGTACAACGTGGGCGACCGGCGCGCGCTTACGCTGCGGGAGACACTAGAGGCGATAGCCGACGCCGCCGGCGTCGACCCGGAAATCGTCCCGGCGAGCGAGGACGCGCTGGCGGCCGGCGGACTCGAACCCGACGACTTCACCCTCTACCGCGAGTACCCGCACCTGCTCGACACCTGCGCGCTGGCCGACCTCGGCTGGGAGTCGACCCCGGTCGACGAGGCGATGGAACGCACCGTGAGCGAACACCGCGACTCGGACCGCGACGGGAGCGAGTGGGACCCCGGCCGCGAGGCCGAGGAACGCGTTATCGGCGTGAAGGAGACGCTCTGA
- a CDS encoding pirin family protein, whose amino-acid sequence MTEHESSAARTAPRSGQTVRHGTGVNSNRAFPTEAFPRHLDPFVLFERFYIEPNEGFPMHPHRGFEIVSYMIEGGMDHEDSLGVTNTARENEAMHITTGGGIRHSEFPADGAGCNGLQLWVNLPREDKEMDPDYSDAAAGELPTKGVDGATVTTVIGEGSPLATHTPLEYLDVEVTGSWRWSIPDGWTGFLYAVDGAGTVSAGGREATDGTADDGAGGDSITEGEVLPVTDADAVDVGSEGSLRAVAVAGRPHGEPIDQRGPFVL is encoded by the coding sequence GTGACTGAACACGAGTCGAGCGCGGCCCGGACGGCGCCCCGCTCGGGCCAGACCGTCCGCCACGGCACCGGGGTGAACTCGAACCGAGCGTTCCCCACCGAGGCGTTCCCGCGGCACCTCGATCCGTTCGTCCTCTTCGAGCGGTTCTACATCGAGCCGAACGAGGGGTTCCCGATGCACCCGCACCGCGGGTTCGAGATCGTCTCGTACATGATCGAGGGCGGGATGGACCACGAGGACAGCCTCGGGGTGACGAACACCGCCCGCGAGAACGAGGCGATGCACATCACGACCGGCGGCGGGATCCGACACTCCGAGTTCCCCGCGGACGGCGCCGGCTGTAACGGCCTCCAGCTCTGGGTGAACCTGCCGCGCGAGGACAAAGAGATGGATCCCGACTACTCGGACGCCGCGGCCGGCGAGCTTCCGACCAAGGGGGTCGACGGCGCGACGGTCACCACCGTCATCGGAGAGGGCTCACCGCTCGCGACGCACACGCCGCTGGAGTACCTCGACGTCGAGGTCACCGGCTCGTGGCGGTGGTCGATTCCGGACGGCTGGACCGGCTTCCTCTACGCCGTGGACGGCGCGGGGACGGTGAGCGCCGGCGGAAGAGAAGCGACCGACGGAACGGCGGACGACGGAGCGGGAGGCGACTCGATTACGGAGGGCGAGGTGCTCCCGGTGACCGACGCCGACGCCGTCGACGTCGGCAGCGAGGGGTCGCTCCGCGCCGTCGCGGTCGCGGGGCGTCCCCACGGCGAGCCGATCGACCAGCGCGGGCCGTTCGTCCTCTGA
- a CDS encoding cytochrome C oxidase subunit IV family protein, whose translation MAHDSVKLYTAIYVALLAAATLNFLLFESAFVEFTYAQAVGGTLLIATVKTLLIVAYFQHLRWENRSLTYLMGLALALTMLLMAAATYSIS comes from the coding sequence ATGGCGCACGACTCCGTGAAGCTGTATACGGCGATATACGTCGCCCTTCTCGCGGCGGCGACGCTGAACTTCCTCCTCTTCGAGTCGGCCTTCGTCGAGTTCACGTACGCCCAAGCGGTCGGCGGCACGCTGCTGATCGCGACGGTCAAGACGCTGCTCATTGTCGCGTACTTCCAGCACCTCCGCTGGGAGAACCGCTCGCTCACCTACCTGATGGGACTCGCACTCGCGCTCACCATGCTGCTGATGGCGGCCGCGACGTACTCCATCTCGTAA